A region from the Gavia stellata isolate bGavSte3 chromosome 2, bGavSte3.hap2, whole genome shotgun sequence genome encodes:
- the ALDH8A1 gene encoding 2-aminomuconic semialdehyde dehydrogenase isoform X2, with protein sequence MAHSKALLVLENFIGGKFVPSSSYIDSYDPSTGDVYCRVPDSGKEEVEAAVKAAKDAFPIWSSKSPLERSQILNKLADLIEHDLEAFARAESKDQGKTITFARTVDIPRAVYNFRFFASSILHHTTECAEMATMGCVHYTSRAPVGVAGLISPWNLPLYLLTWKIAPAIACGNTVVAKPSEMTSVTAWMMCKLLEKAGLPHGVVNVVFGTGAKAGEALVCHPDVPLISFTGSTLTAQRITEKSAPHCKRLSLELGGKNPAIVFADADLTQCIPTTLRSSFANQVRSYVKKAQAEGARVLCGEGVDSLALPTGNQKGYFMLPTVIVEVKDESCCMQEEIFGPVTCVVAFDTEEEVIQRANSVKYGLAATVWSSNVGRVHRVAQRLQSGLVWTNCWLVRDLNLPFGGMKASGIGREGAKDSYEFFTEVKTITIKH encoded by the exons ATGGCTCACTCAAAGGCTCTCTTAGTGCTGGAAAACTTTATAGGTGGCAAATttgttccttcttcctcctACATAGACTCCTATGATCCGTCCACCGGAGATGTCTATTGCAGGGTGCCAGACAGTGGCAAAGAAGAG gtGGAAGCTGCTGTCAAAGCTGCCAAAGATGCCTTCCCAATTTGGTCCTCAAAAAGTCCATTGGAAAGATCTCAGATCCTGAACAAATTGGCAGACCTGATTGAACATGACCTGGAAGCATTTGCACGAGCAGAGTCAAAGGATCAGG gaaaaacTATTACGTTTGCTAGAACAGTGGACATCCCTCGGGCTGTGTACAACTTCCGATTCTTTGCCTCTTCCATCCTTCATCACACGACAGAGTGCGCCGAGATGGCAACCATGGGCTGCGTGCATTACACCTCGAGGGCACCCGTGGGAGTTG CTGGTTTAATCAGTCCGTGGAATTTGCCACTGTATTTGTTGACCTGGAAAATAGCTCCTGCCATTGCATGTGGAAATACTGTGGTTGCCAAGCCAAGTGAGATGACATCTGTCACGGCTTGGATGATGTGCAAACTCTTGGAGAAAGCAG GATTACCCCACGGGGTGGTGAATGTGGTGTTTGGAACAGGCGCCAAGGCGGGAGAAGCCCTCGTCTGCCATCCCGACGTGCCTCTGATCTCCTTCACAGGAAGCACGCTGACAGCCCAGCGGATCACAGAGAAGAGTGCTCCGCACTGCAAACGGCTTTCGCTGGAACTGGGAGGCAAAAACCCCGCGATCGTCTTTGCCGATGCCGACTTGACCCAGTGCATCCCCACGACCCTGAGGTCCAGCTTTGCCAACCAG gtAAGGAGCTATGTGAAGAAAGCCCAAGCTGAAGGAGCCAGAGTCCTCTGCGGAGAGGGAGTGGATTCCTTGGCTCTCCCAACTGGCAACCAGAAAGGCTATTTCATGTTGCCCACAGTTATTGTTGAAGTCAAGGATGAATCTTGTTGCATGCAAGAAGAGATCTTTGGTCCTGTGACATGTGTGGTAGCATTTGATACAGAAGAAGAAGTGATCCAAAGAGCCAACAGTGTGAAATATGGCTTGGCAGCCACTGTGTGGTCCAGCAACGTGGGACGTGTTCATCGGGTGGCACAAAGACTACAGTCTGGATTGGTGTGGACCAACTGCTGGCTTGTTAGAGATCTGAACTTGCCATTTGGTGGGATGAAAGCCTCAGGCATAGGAAGGGAGGGAGCCAAGGATTCCTACGAGTTCTTTACTGAGGTCAAAACCATCACAATAAAGCACTGA
- the ALDH8A1 gene encoding 2-aminomuconic semialdehyde dehydrogenase isoform X1, with the protein MAHSKALLVLENFIGGKFVPSSSYIDSYDPSTGDVYCRVPDSGKEEVEAAVKAAKDAFPIWSSKSPLERSQILNKLADLIEHDLEAFARAESKDQGKTITFARTVDIPRAVYNFRFFASSILHHTTECAEMATMGCVHYTSRAPVGVAGLISPWNLPLYLLTWKIAPAIACGNTVVAKPSEMTSVTAWMMCKLLEKAGLPHGVVNVVFGTGAKAGEALVCHPDVPLISFTGSTLTAQRITEKSAPHCKRLSLELGGKNPAIVFADADLTQCIPTTLRSSFANQGEICLCTSRIFVQRGIYSEFLKRFVAEAKKWKVGNPSDPTVNMGALISKEHLEKVRSYVKKAQAEGARVLCGEGVDSLALPTGNQKGYFMLPTVIVEVKDESCCMQEEIFGPVTCVVAFDTEEEVIQRANSVKYGLAATVWSSNVGRVHRVAQRLQSGLVWTNCWLVRDLNLPFGGMKASGIGREGAKDSYEFFTEVKTITIKH; encoded by the exons ATGGCTCACTCAAAGGCTCTCTTAGTGCTGGAAAACTTTATAGGTGGCAAATttgttccttcttcctcctACATAGACTCCTATGATCCGTCCACCGGAGATGTCTATTGCAGGGTGCCAGACAGTGGCAAAGAAGAG gtGGAAGCTGCTGTCAAAGCTGCCAAAGATGCCTTCCCAATTTGGTCCTCAAAAAGTCCATTGGAAAGATCTCAGATCCTGAACAAATTGGCAGACCTGATTGAACATGACCTGGAAGCATTTGCACGAGCAGAGTCAAAGGATCAGG gaaaaacTATTACGTTTGCTAGAACAGTGGACATCCCTCGGGCTGTGTACAACTTCCGATTCTTTGCCTCTTCCATCCTTCATCACACGACAGAGTGCGCCGAGATGGCAACCATGGGCTGCGTGCATTACACCTCGAGGGCACCCGTGGGAGTTG CTGGTTTAATCAGTCCGTGGAATTTGCCACTGTATTTGTTGACCTGGAAAATAGCTCCTGCCATTGCATGTGGAAATACTGTGGTTGCCAAGCCAAGTGAGATGACATCTGTCACGGCTTGGATGATGTGCAAACTCTTGGAGAAAGCAG GATTACCCCACGGGGTGGTGAATGTGGTGTTTGGAACAGGCGCCAAGGCGGGAGAAGCCCTCGTCTGCCATCCCGACGTGCCTCTGATCTCCTTCACAGGAAGCACGCTGACAGCCCAGCGGATCACAGAGAAGAGTGCTCCGCACTGCAAACGGCTTTCGCTGGAACTGGGAGGCAAAAACCCCGCGATCGTCTTTGCCGATGCCGACTTGACCCAGTGCATCCCCACGACCCTGAGGTCCAGCTTTGCCAACCAG GGTGAGATCTGTCTCTGCACCTCCAGGATCTTTGTTCAGAGGGGCATATACAGTGAGTTTTTGAAGAGGTTTGTGGCAGAGGCTAAGAAGTGGAAGGTTGGGAACCCCTCAGATCCTACAGTCAACATGGGAGCACTAATAAGTAAAGAGCATCTAGAAAAG gtAAGGAGCTATGTGAAGAAAGCCCAAGCTGAAGGAGCCAGAGTCCTCTGCGGAGAGGGAGTGGATTCCTTGGCTCTCCCAACTGGCAACCAGAAAGGCTATTTCATGTTGCCCACAGTTATTGTTGAAGTCAAGGATGAATCTTGTTGCATGCAAGAAGAGATCTTTGGTCCTGTGACATGTGTGGTAGCATTTGATACAGAAGAAGAAGTGATCCAAAGAGCCAACAGTGTGAAATATGGCTTGGCAGCCACTGTGTGGTCCAGCAACGTGGGACGTGTTCATCGGGTGGCACAAAGACTACAGTCTGGATTGGTGTGGACCAACTGCTGGCTTGTTAGAGATCTGAACTTGCCATTTGGTGGGATGAAAGCCTCAGGCATAGGAAGGGAGGGAGCCAAGGATTCCTACGAGTTCTTTACTGAGGTCAAAACCATCACAATAAAGCACTGA
- the ALDH8A1 gene encoding 2-aminomuconic semialdehyde dehydrogenase isoform X3 → MAHSKALLVLENFIGGKFVPSSSYIDSYDPSTGDVYCRVPDSGKEEVEAAVKAAKDAFPIWSSKSPLERSQILNKLADLIEHDLEAFARAESKDQGKTITFARTVDIPRAVYNFRFFASSILHHTTECAEMATMGCVHYTSRAPVGVGLPHGVVNVVFGTGAKAGEALVCHPDVPLISFTGSTLTAQRITEKSAPHCKRLSLELGGKNPAIVFADADLTQCIPTTLRSSFANQGEICLCTSRIFVQRGIYSEFLKRFVAEAKKWKVGNPSDPTVNMGALISKEHLEKVRSYVKKAQAEGARVLCGEGVDSLALPTGNQKGYFMLPTVIVEVKDESCCMQEEIFGPVTCVVAFDTEEEVIQRANSVKYGLAATVWSSNVGRVHRVAQRLQSGLVWTNCWLVRDLNLPFGGMKASGIGREGAKDSYEFFTEVKTITIKH, encoded by the exons ATGGCTCACTCAAAGGCTCTCTTAGTGCTGGAAAACTTTATAGGTGGCAAATttgttccttcttcctcctACATAGACTCCTATGATCCGTCCACCGGAGATGTCTATTGCAGGGTGCCAGACAGTGGCAAAGAAGAG gtGGAAGCTGCTGTCAAAGCTGCCAAAGATGCCTTCCCAATTTGGTCCTCAAAAAGTCCATTGGAAAGATCTCAGATCCTGAACAAATTGGCAGACCTGATTGAACATGACCTGGAAGCATTTGCACGAGCAGAGTCAAAGGATCAGG gaaaaacTATTACGTTTGCTAGAACAGTGGACATCCCTCGGGCTGTGTACAACTTCCGATTCTTTGCCTCTTCCATCCTTCATCACACGACAGAGTGCGCCGAGATGGCAACCATGGGCTGCGTGCATTACACCTCGAGGGCACCCGTGGGAGTTG GATTACCCCACGGGGTGGTGAATGTGGTGTTTGGAACAGGCGCCAAGGCGGGAGAAGCCCTCGTCTGCCATCCCGACGTGCCTCTGATCTCCTTCACAGGAAGCACGCTGACAGCCCAGCGGATCACAGAGAAGAGTGCTCCGCACTGCAAACGGCTTTCGCTGGAACTGGGAGGCAAAAACCCCGCGATCGTCTTTGCCGATGCCGACTTGACCCAGTGCATCCCCACGACCCTGAGGTCCAGCTTTGCCAACCAG GGTGAGATCTGTCTCTGCACCTCCAGGATCTTTGTTCAGAGGGGCATATACAGTGAGTTTTTGAAGAGGTTTGTGGCAGAGGCTAAGAAGTGGAAGGTTGGGAACCCCTCAGATCCTACAGTCAACATGGGAGCACTAATAAGTAAAGAGCATCTAGAAAAG gtAAGGAGCTATGTGAAGAAAGCCCAAGCTGAAGGAGCCAGAGTCCTCTGCGGAGAGGGAGTGGATTCCTTGGCTCTCCCAACTGGCAACCAGAAAGGCTATTTCATGTTGCCCACAGTTATTGTTGAAGTCAAGGATGAATCTTGTTGCATGCAAGAAGAGATCTTTGGTCCTGTGACATGTGTGGTAGCATTTGATACAGAAGAAGAAGTGATCCAAAGAGCCAACAGTGTGAAATATGGCTTGGCAGCCACTGTGTGGTCCAGCAACGTGGGACGTGTTCATCGGGTGGCACAAAGACTACAGTCTGGATTGGTGTGGACCAACTGCTGGCTTGTTAGAGATCTGAACTTGCCATTTGGTGGGATGAAAGCCTCAGGCATAGGAAGGGAGGGAGCCAAGGATTCCTACGAGTTCTTTACTGAGGTCAAAACCATCACAATAAAGCACTGA